One window of the Herbiconiux sp. L3-i23 genome contains the following:
- a CDS encoding metal ABC transporter ATP-binding protein, translated as MSTEPEQPLVSLRGASAAVGGRTLWSGLDLELHPGELVAVLGPNGAGKSSLIRALLGQLPLSGDVRVLGAAPGRRGARIGYVPQQKLFDRGVSVRANDLVGFGLDGNLYGPPLPRRPRSAAIAAALDAVGAGGYRRQAVGTLSGGEQQRLRIAQALVSSPRLLLADEPLLSLDLAHQRAVLDAIDGYRIREKAAVLLVTHDINPLLRMVDRVLYLAPGGHRIGPVAEVLTGDVLSELYGVHVDVLDVHGRILVVADDGEIEETHTVPVQEAHP; from the coding sequence GTGAGCACCGAACCCGAGCAGCCGCTCGTCTCCCTCAGGGGAGCAAGCGCTGCGGTCGGCGGGCGCACGCTGTGGTCGGGACTCGATCTCGAGTTGCATCCGGGTGAGCTCGTCGCGGTCCTCGGTCCGAACGGCGCGGGCAAGAGCAGTCTCATCCGCGCCCTGCTCGGCCAGCTGCCGCTCTCCGGCGACGTCCGGGTCCTCGGCGCCGCTCCCGGGCGGCGCGGAGCCCGCATCGGGTACGTGCCGCAGCAGAAGCTCTTCGACCGCGGTGTCTCGGTGCGGGCGAACGACCTCGTCGGCTTCGGGCTCGACGGCAACCTCTACGGCCCTCCCCTGCCCCGGCGCCCCCGTTCCGCGGCCATCGCCGCCGCACTCGACGCGGTCGGCGCCGGCGGCTACCGTCGCCAGGCCGTCGGCACCCTGTCGGGAGGCGAGCAGCAGCGCCTCCGCATCGCTCAGGCCCTCGTCTCCTCCCCTCGCCTCCTCCTCGCCGATGAGCCGCTGCTCTCGCTCGACCTCGCCCACCAGCGCGCGGTCCTCGATGCGATCGACGGATACCGCATCCGCGAGAAGGCCGCTGTGCTCCTCGTGACCCACGACATCAACCCGCTGCTGCGCATGGTCGACCGGGTGCTCTACCTCGCGCCGGGCGGTCACCGCATCGGGCCCGTCGCAGAAGTCCTCACCGGCGACGTGCTCTCCGAGCTCTACGGGGTCCACGTCGACGTGCTCGACGTCCACGGCCGCATCCTCGTCGTCGCGGACGACGGCGAGATCGAGGAGACGCACACCGTGCCGGTGCAGGAGGCGCACCCGTGA
- a CDS encoding metal ABC transporter solute-binding protein, Zn/Mn family — MLRSRALVPALVLALPAALVLSSCAASPAGSDGDAASRDALSVVASTDVWGDIASSIGGDAVEVTSIIDSPDKDPHEYEATARDQLALSRADLVIENGGGYDPFIDTLLSASDSDPAVIDAVEVSGLAEGGEVDHDHDHAEDDAHGDAAASSSEDEHDGHGHIEGFNEHVWYDLHTAEAVAEEIAHQLSDLDPDGAAGYEERLDAFLAGLDPTIEQAHALHEVLEGREVIVTEPVPAWLFAELGLENVSPDEFTEAVEEDSDVPAASLQRVLDLISGGGISLVAYNEQTATAQTERVRDAADEAGVPVVDFTETLPDGMDYAAWMKDNVQRVADALGV; from the coding sequence GTGCTCCGATCCCGTGCCCTCGTCCCCGCGCTCGTCCTCGCTCTCCCTGCGGCGCTCGTCCTCTCGTCCTGCGCCGCGTCGCCGGCCGGCTCCGACGGCGATGCTGCGTCGCGAGATGCACTGTCGGTCGTCGCGTCGACCGACGTCTGGGGAGACATCGCGTCGAGTATCGGCGGCGACGCGGTGGAGGTGACCTCCATCATCGACAGCCCCGACAAGGACCCGCACGAGTACGAGGCGACGGCCCGCGACCAGCTCGCCCTCAGCCGCGCCGATCTCGTGATCGAGAACGGGGGCGGGTACGACCCGTTCATCGACACGCTCCTCTCCGCGTCGGACTCCGACCCGGCCGTGATCGACGCGGTCGAGGTGTCGGGTCTCGCCGAGGGCGGCGAGGTCGACCACGACCACGACCACGCGGAGGACGACGCCCACGGCGACGCGGCCGCATCGTCGTCCGAGGACGAGCATGACGGCCACGGGCACATCGAGGGCTTCAACGAGCACGTCTGGTACGACCTGCACACCGCCGAGGCGGTCGCCGAGGAGATCGCGCACCAGCTCTCGGACCTCGACCCCGACGGGGCGGCCGGCTACGAGGAGCGTCTCGATGCGTTCCTCGCCGGGCTCGACCCGACCATCGAGCAGGCGCACGCGCTGCACGAGGTGCTCGAGGGACGCGAAGTGATCGTCACCGAGCCCGTGCCCGCCTGGCTCTTCGCCGAGCTCGGACTCGAGAACGTCTCCCCCGACGAGTTCACCGAGGCGGTGGAGGAGGACTCGGACGTGCCCGCGGCGTCGCTGCAGCGGGTGCTCGACCTCATCTCCGGCGGCGGGATCTCCCTCGTCGCCTACAACGAGCAGACCGCGACGGCGCAGACCGAGCGGGTGCGGGACGCCGCCGACGAGGCGGGCGTCCCCGTCGTCGACTTCACCGAGACGCTGCCCGACGGCATGGATTACGCCGCGTGGATGAAGGACAACGTGCAGCGGGTCGCCGACGCCTTGGGCGTGTGA
- a CDS encoding Fur family transcriptional regulator, with protein MKRNTWQRQAVREALDSAPGFVSAQDLHANLRQGGSSIGLATVYRALADLAVEGDADSLHSVDGESLYRACSTPGHHHHLICRNCGTTVEIEADAVEQWAAATAAAHGFTQPRHVVDIFGLCAACSRLAADGPLAPGPVAP; from the coding sequence GTGAAGCGGAACACGTGGCAGCGCCAAGCGGTGCGCGAAGCACTCGACTCCGCTCCCGGCTTCGTGAGCGCGCAGGACCTGCACGCCAACCTGCGTCAGGGCGGATCCTCGATCGGTCTCGCCACCGTCTACCGCGCGCTGGCCGACCTCGCGGTCGAGGGCGACGCCGACTCCCTGCACTCGGTCGATGGCGAGAGCCTCTATCGCGCCTGCTCCACGCCGGGTCACCACCACCACCTCATCTGCCGCAACTGCGGCACGACCGTCGAGATCGAGGCGGATGCGGTCGAACAGTGGGCGGCGGCGACCGCCGCGGCGCACGGCTTCACTCAGCCCCGTCACGTCGTCGACATCTTCGGCCTCTGCGCCGCCTGCAGCCGTCTGGCGGCCGACGGCCCGCTTGCGCCCGGCCCCGTCGCCCCGTAG
- a CDS encoding HU family DNA-binding protein, which translates to MASLNRTDLVAAVAAESGQSQASVNGVLDALFSTLAKSVAEGTKVTIPGWLAVEQTARAARTGRNPQTGEPIEIAASKGVKISAGSKLKAAVKS; encoded by the coding sequence ATGGCATCACTGAACCGCACTGACCTGGTCGCTGCAGTCGCTGCCGAGTCTGGCCAGAGCCAGGCTTCGGTCAACGGAGTGCTCGACGCTCTCTTCTCGACCCTCGCCAAGTCGGTGGCCGAGGGCACCAAGGTGACGATCCCGGGTTGGCTCGCAGTCGAGCAGACCGCCCGCGCCGCGCGCACCGGCCGCAACCCTCAGACCGGCGAGCCGATCGAGATCGCCGCGAGCAAGGGCGTCAAGATCAGCGCCGGCAGCAAGCTGAAGGCCGCCGTCAAGTCCTAG
- the rpsN gene encoding 30S ribosomal protein S14 produces the protein MAKKSKIARNHQREAIVERYAAQRLELKKALVDPNGTDESREAARVGLQKLPRDASPVRLRNRDAVDGRPRGNLSKFGISRVRFRDMAHRGELPGITKSSW, from the coding sequence ATGGCCAAGAAGAGCAAGATCGCCCGTAACCACCAGCGCGAGGCCATCGTCGAGCGTTACGCCGCGCAGCGTCTCGAGCTGAAGAAGGCGCTCGTCGACCCGAACGGCACCGACGAGTCCCGTGAGGCCGCCCGCGTCGGTCTGCAGAAGCTCCCGCGCGACGCATCGCCGGTCCGTCTGCGCAACCGCGACGCCGTCGACGGTCGCCCCCGAGGCAACCTCTCGAAGTTCGGAATCTCGCGCGTTCGCTTCCGTGACATGGCTCATCGGGGCGAATTGCCTGGCATCACGAAGTCCAGCTGGTAA
- a CDS encoding cytochrome c oxidase assembly protein, with protein sequence MSRTLKITGPAILLIAALLSLVVALAVGGGAASPAIDDPGALVRFGLPTVKMIVNLSAAVALGALLLAVFALSSTSRAYSIALDLAAAAAGVWAVASAGSALFSFLSVTGVPLSFDARFGEQLGYFLTEIEAGTTWVFSTLAAAAVTVLCFAVRNQTVTLFVLVLAAAGLYPLAQQGHSATASDHDAAVTALWLHIVFAAVWLGGLLVIVVLRSIDRIEDLTTTIGRYSTAALVCFVVVAVSGYVSAEIRIGSLDRLASAYGALVLVKVAALVVLGVIGAVHRRYVLTRMADDPRRGRWFWQLALVELAFMGIASGTAAGLARTASPVPDEPLVSSSPTPAEILTGAPLPPPMDPLTLVTLWRPDLLWILLCGFGIFFYLAGARRLRRRGDRWPVHRTVLWVAGLLLLAYLTSGGINVYERYLFSAHMLAHMALGMMVPLLLVFGAPVTLAARAIRKRSDGSRGGREWILTAVHSRFGQIVANPIVAAVVFAASLLVFYYTPLFRWATLDHIGHEWMIAHFLLAGYLFVQSLVGVDPVPFRFPYPIRLLMLLATMAFHAFFGLALMTGDALLLADWYGAMGWSTPAIEDQHTGGGIAWSVGEIPTLILAISVAIQWSRSDDRETKRRDRAADRTGDADLTQYNAMLERLGRGR encoded by the coding sequence GTGTCCCGCACACTCAAGATCACCGGGCCCGCGATCCTCCTGATCGCGGCGCTGCTCTCGCTCGTCGTCGCACTCGCGGTCGGCGGCGGTGCGGCGTCGCCGGCGATCGACGACCCCGGCGCGCTCGTGCGCTTCGGGCTGCCGACGGTCAAGATGATCGTCAACCTGAGCGCCGCCGTGGCGCTCGGCGCGCTGCTACTCGCCGTCTTCGCGCTGAGTTCGACCAGCCGTGCGTATTCGATCGCACTCGACCTCGCCGCCGCGGCCGCCGGAGTGTGGGCCGTCGCCTCGGCGGGGTCCGCCCTGTTCAGCTTCCTCAGCGTCACCGGAGTGCCGCTCTCGTTCGACGCGCGCTTCGGCGAGCAGCTCGGCTACTTCCTCACCGAGATCGAGGCCGGCACCACGTGGGTGTTCTCCACGCTGGCCGCCGCGGCCGTCACGGTGCTCTGCTTCGCGGTGCGCAACCAGACGGTCACTCTCTTCGTACTGGTGCTCGCCGCGGCCGGGCTGTATCCGCTCGCGCAGCAGGGGCACAGCGCGACCGCCTCCGACCACGACGCGGCGGTGACCGCGCTGTGGCTGCACATCGTCTTCGCGGCCGTCTGGCTCGGTGGCCTCCTCGTCATCGTCGTGCTGCGCAGCATCGACCGCATCGAGGATCTGACGACGACGATCGGGCGCTACTCGACCGCCGCTCTGGTCTGCTTCGTGGTCGTCGCGGTCTCCGGCTACGTGAGCGCCGAGATCCGCATCGGGTCCCTCGACCGGCTCGCGAGTGCCTACGGGGCGCTGGTGCTCGTCAAGGTGGCCGCTCTCGTCGTGCTCGGCGTGATCGGTGCCGTCCACCGACGCTACGTGCTCACCCGGATGGCCGACGATCCGCGTCGTGGGCGCTGGTTCTGGCAGTTGGCGCTCGTCGAACTCGCCTTCATGGGCATCGCGTCGGGCACGGCGGCCGGCCTCGCCCGCACCGCCTCCCCCGTCCCCGACGAGCCGCTCGTGTCGTCGAGTCCCACGCCGGCCGAGATCCTCACCGGGGCTCCCCTGCCCCCGCCGATGGACCCGCTGACGCTCGTCACCCTCTGGCGGCCCGATCTGCTGTGGATCCTGCTCTGCGGGTTCGGGATCTTCTTCTACCTCGCCGGTGCCCGCCGCCTCCGCCGTCGTGGCGACCGCTGGCCCGTCCACCGCACCGTCCTCTGGGTCGCCGGGCTGCTGCTGCTCGCCTACCTCACGAGCGGCGGCATCAACGTCTACGAGCGCTACCTCTTCAGCGCGCACATGCTCGCCCACATGGCGCTCGGCATGATGGTGCCGCTGCTGCTGGTCTTCGGCGCCCCGGTCACCCTCGCGGCGCGAGCCATCCGCAAGCGCTCGGACGGCAGTCGCGGCGGTCGCGAGTGGATCCTCACCGCCGTGCATTCGCGGTTCGGCCAGATCGTCGCCAACCCGATCGTGGCGGCGGTCGTCTTCGCGGCGTCATTGCTCGTCTTCTACTACACGCCGCTGTTCCGATGGGCGACCCTCGACCACATCGGTCACGAGTGGATGATTGCCCACTTCCTGCTCGCCGGGTATCTCTTCGTCCAGTCGCTGGTGGGCGTCGACCCGGTCCCGTTCCGCTTCCCGTACCCGATCAGGCTCCTGATGCTGCTCGCGACGATGGCCTTCCACGCCTTCTTCGGGCTGGCGCTGATGACCGGCGACGCGCTGCTCCTCGCCGACTGGTACGGCGCCATGGGATGGTCGACGCCCGCGATCGAGGATCAGCACACCGGTGGCGGCATCGCGTGGAGCGTCGGAGAGATCCCGACCCTCATCCTCGCCATCTCGGTCGCGATCCAGTGGTCGCGCAGCGACGATCGCGAGACGAAGCGTCGCGACAGGGCCGCGGACCGCACCGGAGACGCCGACCTCACTCAGTACAACGCGATGCTCGAGCGGCTCGGTCGCGGACGGTGA
- a CDS encoding dihydrolipoamide acetyltransferase family protein, producing MSTARFNLPDVGEGLTEAEIVAWKVAPGEPIEVNQIIVEIETAKSLVELPSPFAGVVGELLVAEGDTVEVGSAIITVESEGASMLAGPLTTPAQAALPTEVQVEAASIESAEEAKPGTVLVGYGTGGHAATRRTGGRPKAQPAAAGTASGGPVIAKPPVRRLAKELGVELSTVVATGARGEATRDDVLRHAQQASVFRNIQTPQWPDDREDRIPVKGVRKAIATAMVTSAFTAPHVSLFVDIDATRTMEFVKRLKNSPDFAGVRVSPLLIMAKAIMWAVRRNPTVNSTWTDTEIIVHHFVNLGIAAATPRGLIVPNVKDAQSMSLLELATALEQLTITAREGKTQPADMASGTISITNIGVFGMDTGTPILNPGEVAIVVLGTIKQKPWVVDGEVLPRYVTTIGASFDHRVVDGDVASRFLADVASVMEEPALLLD from the coding sequence ATGAGCACCGCACGTTTCAACCTCCCCGACGTCGGCGAAGGTCTGACCGAGGCCGAGATCGTCGCCTGGAAGGTCGCCCCCGGCGAGCCGATCGAGGTCAACCAGATCATCGTCGAGATCGAGACCGCCAAGTCGCTGGTCGAACTGCCGTCGCCGTTCGCCGGGGTCGTCGGCGAGCTGCTGGTCGCCGAGGGTGACACGGTCGAGGTCGGTTCCGCGATCATCACCGTCGAGTCGGAGGGCGCGTCGATGCTGGCCGGTCCGCTGACCACTCCCGCGCAGGCCGCCCTGCCCACCGAGGTGCAGGTCGAGGCCGCGTCGATCGAGTCCGCCGAGGAGGCGAAGCCCGGCACGGTGCTCGTCGGCTACGGCACCGGCGGTCACGCGGCGACCCGCAGGACCGGCGGGCGGCCGAAGGCGCAGCCCGCCGCCGCCGGTACCGCCTCCGGCGGTCCCGTCATCGCCAAGCCTCCCGTGCGCCGGCTCGCGAAAGAGCTCGGCGTCGAACTGTCGACCGTGGTGGCGACCGGCGCCCGTGGCGAGGCGACCCGCGACGACGTACTCCGCCACGCCCAGCAGGCGAGCGTGTTCCGCAACATCCAGACGCCCCAGTGGCCGGACGACCGCGAGGACCGCATCCCCGTCAAGGGCGTGCGCAAGGCGATCGCGACCGCGATGGTGACGAGTGCGTTCACCGCGCCGCACGTCAGCCTCTTCGTCGACATCGACGCGACCCGCACCATGGAGTTCGTCAAGCGGCTGAAGAACTCGCCCGATTTCGCAGGCGTCCGGGTGTCGCCTCTGCTCATCATGGCGAAGGCCATCATGTGGGCGGTCCGCCGCAACCCCACGGTCAACTCGACCTGGACCGACACCGAGATCATCGTGCACCACTTCGTGAACCTCGGCATCGCCGCCGCGACCCCGCGTGGCCTCATCGTGCCGAACGTCAAGGACGCGCAGTCGATGTCGCTCCTCGAACTGGCGACCGCCTTGGAGCAGCTGACGATCACCGCTCGCGAGGGCAAGACGCAGCCGGCCGACATGGCCTCCGGCACCATCTCGATCACCAACATCGGCGTCTTCGGCATGGACACCGGCACCCCGATCCTCAACCCGGGCGAGGTCGCCATCGTCGTGCTCGGCACGATCAAGCAGAAGCCGTGGGTCGTCGATGGCGAGGTGCTCCCCCGCTACGTGACGACGATCGGCGCGAGCTTCGACCACCGCGTGGTGGACGGCGACGTGGCGAGCCGCTTCCTCGCCGACGTCGCGAGCGTGATGGAAGAGCCGGCGCTGCTGCTCGACTGA
- a CDS encoding metal ABC transporter permease → MSLDELWSTLFDFTDYAALLDLLRNSVIAGAVLGVLGGVIGYFVMARDLAFAVHGISELSFAGASAALLLGINVVAGSLIGSLIAALLIGLLGSRARERNSIIGVLMPFGLGLGILFLALYPGRSSNKFGLLTGQIVAVDNPQLGALIVVAAIVLIGLVVLWRPLLFASFDEEVAAARGVPVRALSIAFMVLLGLATAVSLHIVGALLVLALLVTPAAAALRVATSPPVVVGLSVLFATVSTVGGILLALGSSVPISPYVTTLSFAIYLVCRLVGRRDRVRPAPARARLQ, encoded by the coding sequence GTGAGCCTCGACGAACTGTGGTCGACGCTGTTCGACTTCACCGACTACGCCGCGCTGCTCGATCTGCTGCGCAACTCCGTCATCGCCGGAGCGGTGCTCGGCGTGCTGGGAGGGGTGATCGGCTACTTCGTGATGGCGAGGGACCTCGCCTTCGCGGTGCACGGCATCAGCGAGCTCTCCTTCGCCGGAGCGTCCGCCGCGCTCCTCCTCGGGATCAACGTCGTCGCGGGCTCGTTGATCGGCTCGCTCATCGCCGCGCTGCTGATCGGTCTGCTCGGATCCCGCGCACGGGAACGCAACTCGATCATCGGGGTGCTGATGCCGTTCGGCCTCGGACTCGGCATCCTCTTCCTCGCGCTCTACCCGGGGCGAAGTTCGAACAAGTTCGGGCTGCTCACGGGTCAGATCGTGGCGGTCGACAACCCCCAGCTCGGCGCGCTCATCGTGGTCGCCGCGATCGTCCTCATCGGGCTCGTGGTGCTGTGGCGCCCGCTGCTGTTCGCGAGCTTCGACGAAGAGGTCGCGGCCGCCCGCGGAGTGCCGGTGCGCGCGCTCTCGATCGCCTTCATGGTGCTCCTCGGTCTCGCGACCGCGGTGTCGCTGCACATCGTCGGCGCACTGCTGGTGCTCGCCCTGCTCGTGACGCCGGCCGCCGCGGCTCTGCGGGTCGCCACCTCGCCGCCCGTCGTCGTCGGACTCAGCGTGCTCTTCGCGACCGTGTCGACGGTCGGCGGGATCCTACTCGCGCTTGGCTCGTCGGTGCCGATCAGCCCCTACGTCACCACGCTGTCGTTCGCGATCTACCTCGTCTGCCGCCTCGTCGGACGCCGCGACCGGGTACGGCCGGCGCCCGCCCGGGCGCGCTTACAATAG
- the rpmB gene encoding 50S ribosomal protein L28 yields MAAVCQVTGKVPGFGHNISHSHRRTKRRFDPNVQKRTYFVPSLRRSVTLNVSAKGIKVIDARGIESVVKDILARGEKI; encoded by the coding sequence ATGGCAGCCGTTTGCCAAGTGACCGGGAAAGTCCCCGGTTTCGGGCACAACATCTCGCACTCGCACCGCCGGACGAAGCGTCGCTTCGACCCGAACGTGCAGAAGCGCACCTATTTCGTCCCGTCGCTGCGCCGCAGCGTGACGCTCAACGTGAGCGCCAAGGGAATCAAGGTCATCGACGCCCGCGGAATCGAGTCGGTCGTCAAGGACATCCTGGCCCGTGGGGAGAAGATCTGA
- a CDS encoding alpha-ketoacid dehydrogenase subunit beta, whose product MTVLTMAKALNTALRDAMAADDKVLVMGEDVGPLGGVFRVTENLVTDFGTDRVLDTPLAESGIVGTAIGLAMRGYRPVCEIQFDGFIYPAFDQITSQLAKLTNRHEGSARFPIVIRVPFGGHIGAVEHHQESPEAYFAHTAGLRVVSPSTPNDAYWMLRQAIESDDPVMFFEPKSRYWPKGEVDLDSPAAGLHSSRVVRVGTECTVAAYGPMVSVALTAAEIAASEGTSIEVVDIRSLSPVDYGPLVASAEKTGHVVIAAESPGFASIASEIAATVAERAFFSLEAPVLRVNGFDVPFPPAKLESTYLPDADRVLEAVDRSLAY is encoded by the coding sequence ATGACGGTCCTGACGATGGCGAAAGCCCTCAACACCGCGTTGCGCGACGCCATGGCGGCGGACGACAAGGTGCTCGTGATGGGCGAGGACGTCGGCCCGCTCGGCGGCGTCTTCCGCGTCACCGAGAACCTCGTGACCGACTTCGGCACCGACCGCGTCCTCGACACGCCGCTCGCCGAGTCGGGCATCGTCGGGACCGCGATCGGACTGGCCATGCGCGGGTACCGCCCCGTGTGCGAGATCCAGTTCGACGGCTTCATCTACCCCGCCTTCGACCAGATCACCTCGCAGCTCGCGAAGTTGACCAACCGGCACGAGGGGTCGGCGAGGTTCCCGATCGTCATCCGCGTGCCGTTCGGCGGCCACATCGGAGCGGTCGAGCACCACCAGGAGAGCCCCGAGGCGTACTTCGCCCACACCGCCGGGCTCCGCGTGGTGTCGCCGAGCACGCCGAACGACGCCTACTGGATGCTGCGTCAGGCCATCGAGAGCGATGACCCCGTCATGTTCTTCGAGCCGAAGAGCAGGTATTGGCCCAAGGGCGAGGTCGATCTCGACTCCCCCGCCGCCGGGCTGCACTCGTCGCGCGTGGTCCGCGTCGGCACGGAATGCACCGTCGCCGCCTACGGACCGATGGTGAGCGTCGCGCTCACGGCGGCCGAGATCGCCGCATCGGAGGGGACCAGCATCGAGGTCGTCGACATCCGCTCGCTGTCGCCGGTGGACTACGGACCGCTCGTCGCGTCGGCGGAGAAGACCGGCCACGTCGTCATCGCCGCCGAGTCGCCCGGCTTCGCGAGCATCGCCTCCGAGATCGCGGCGACCGTGGCGGAACGCGCGTTCTTCTCGCTGGAGGCCCCGGTTCTGCGGGTCAACGGCTTCGACGTGCCCTTCCCGCCCGCCAAGCTCGAATCCACCTACCTGCCCGATGCGGATCGCGTGCTCGAAGCGGTCGACCGCTCACTGGCCTACTGA
- the rpmG gene encoding 50S ribosomal protein L33, producing MAKQQDVRPIIKLRSTAGTGYTYVTRKNRRNNPDRIVLKKYDPVVRKHVEFREER from the coding sequence ATGGCGAAGCAGCAGGACGTCCGTCCGATCATCAAGCTCCGTTCCACGGCGGGCACCGGGTACACCTACGTGACCCGTAAGAACCGTCGCAACAACCCCGACCGCATCGTGCTCAAGAAGTACGACCCCGTGGTCCGCAAGCACGTCGAATTCCGAGAGGAGCGCTAA